The Pseudomonas sp. FP2309 genome has a window encoding:
- the dadA gene encoding D-amino acid dehydrogenase, with the protein MRVLVLGSGVIGVTSAYYLARAGFEVVVVDRQPAAAMETSFANAGQVSPGYASPWAAPGVPLKAIKWLLQRHAPLAIKATADIDQYLWMAQMLRNCTASRYAVNKERMVRLSEYSRDCLDELRAETGIAYEGRSLGTTQLFRTQAQLDGAAKDIAVLKESGVPFELLDRAGIARVEPALASVTDILAGALRLPNDQTGDCQMFTTRLAEMCKQLGVEFRFEQDIQRLDQAGDRINGVWIDGKLETADRYVLALGSYSPKLLKPLGIKAPVYPLKGYSLTVPITNPAMAPTSTILDETYKVAITRFDNRIRVGGMAEIAGFDLSLNPRRRETLEMIVNDLYPQGGDLTTAEFWTGLRPTTPDGTPIVGATPFKNLFLNTGHGTLGWTMACGSGRLLADLMARKTPQISAAGLDISRYGNHQESAKHVNPAPAHQ; encoded by the coding sequence ATGCGCGTTCTGGTCTTGGGTAGCGGCGTCATTGGTGTGACCAGTGCCTACTATTTGGCTCGTGCCGGTTTCGAGGTGGTCGTGGTCGACCGTCAACCCGCCGCCGCCATGGAGACCAGCTTCGCCAACGCCGGCCAAGTGTCCCCAGGCTATGCCTCGCCCTGGGCTGCACCGGGTGTTCCGCTCAAAGCCATCAAGTGGCTGCTGCAACGCCATGCGCCGCTGGCGATCAAGGCCACTGCCGATATCGACCAATACCTGTGGATGGCGCAGATGCTGCGCAACTGCACCGCCAGCCGCTATGCGGTGAACAAGGAGCGCATGGTGCGTCTGTCCGAGTACAGCCGCGACTGCCTCGACGAACTGCGCGCCGAGACCGGTATTGCCTACGAAGGGCGCAGCTTGGGGACTACCCAGCTGTTCCGCACCCAGGCCCAGTTGGACGGTGCGGCCAAAGACATCGCGGTGTTGAAAGAGTCCGGCGTGCCCTTCGAGCTGCTTGACCGCGCCGGTATTGCCCGCGTTGAACCGGCCCTGGCCAGCGTCACCGACATCCTCGCGGGAGCCTTGCGCCTGCCGAACGACCAGACCGGCGACTGCCAGATGTTCACCACGCGCCTGGCCGAAATGTGCAAACAGCTCGGTGTGGAGTTCCGCTTCGAACAGGATATCCAGCGCCTTGACCAGGCCGGTGATCGCATCAACGGCGTGTGGATCGACGGCAAGCTCGAAACCGCTGACCGCTACGTGCTGGCGCTCGGCAGTTATTCGCCGAAGTTGCTCAAGCCGCTGGGGATCAAAGCGCCGGTGTACCCGCTCAAGGGTTACTCGCTGACCGTGCCGATCACCAACCCGGCGATGGCGCCGACCTCGACCATCCTCGACGAGACCTACAAGGTCGCGATTACCCGTTTCGATAACCGCATTCGCGTGGGTGGCATGGCTGAAATAGCCGGTTTTGACCTGTCGCTGAACCCACGTCGGCGTGAAACCCTGGAGATGATCGTCAACGACCTTTATCCTCAGGGCGGCGATCTGACCACCGCGGAGTTCTGGACCGGCCTGCGCCCGACCACACCCGACGGCACACCGATTGTCGGCGCCACGCCGTTCAAGAACCTGTTCCTGAACACCGGCCACGGCACCCTCGGTTGGACCATGGCGTGCGGTTCCGGTCGCTTGCTGGCCGACCTGATGGCCAGGAAAACCCCGCAGATCAGCGCCGCGGGCCTCGATATTTCCCGTTACGGCAACCACCAGGAGTCCGCAAAACATGTCAATCCAGCGCCAGCTCACCAATGA
- a CDS encoding xanthine phosphoribosyltransferase has translation MEALHKKIREEGIVLSDQVLKVDAFLNHQIDPALMKLIGDEFAALFKDSGITKIVTIEASGIAPAIMTGLNLGVPVIFARKQQSLTLTENLLSATVYSFTKKTESTVAISPRHLTSSDRVLVIDDFLANGKASQALISIIKQAGATVAGLGIVIEKSFQGGRAELDAQGYRVESLARVKSLAGGVVTFIE, from the coding sequence GTGGAAGCACTGCACAAGAAAATTCGCGAAGAAGGCATCGTGCTTTCCGATCAGGTACTCAAGGTCGACGCCTTTCTGAACCACCAGATCGACCCGGCACTGATGAAACTGATCGGCGACGAATTCGCCGCGCTGTTCAAGGACTCGGGTATCACCAAGATCGTCACCATCGAGGCCTCAGGCATTGCACCGGCGATCATGACCGGCCTGAATCTCGGTGTGCCGGTGATCTTCGCGCGCAAGCAACAGTCCCTGACCCTGACCGAAAACCTGCTGTCGGCAACGGTGTATTCCTTCACCAAAAAAACCGAGAGCACCGTGGCCATCTCGCCGCGCCACCTCACCAGCAGCGACCGCGTGCTGGTGATCGATGACTTCCTGGCCAATGGCAAGGCGTCCCAGGCGCTGATCTCGATCATCAAACAGGCCGGCGCTACCGTAGCCGGCTTGGGCATCGTGATCGAGAAGTCGTTCCAGGGCGGCCGTGCGGAGCTGGATGCCCAGGGTTATCGGGTTGAGTCGCTGGCGCGGGTGAAGTCGCTGGCGGGCGGGGTCGTCACCTTCATCGAATAA
- a CDS encoding cytochrome c5 family protein encodes MKMLAAPATVLALWAVSAQAATNDDIAKRLEPVGQVCVQGQECKGMEVAVAAGGGGGAKTPDEVIAKHCNACHGTGLLNAPKIGDTAAWKERADHQGGLDGILAKAITGINAMPPKGTCADCSDDELKGAIKKMSGL; translated from the coding sequence ATGAAAATGCTGGCTGCACCAGCAACCGTACTGGCCCTTTGGGCTGTCAGCGCTCAAGCTGCGACCAATGATGACATTGCCAAGCGCCTGGAGCCTGTCGGCCAGGTTTGCGTTCAGGGCCAGGAGTGCAAGGGCATGGAGGTCGCCGTTGCAGCGGGCGGTGGCGGCGGAGCAAAAACGCCGGATGAGGTCATCGCCAAACACTGCAACGCGTGCCATGGTACGGGTCTGCTGAACGCGCCGAAAATCGGTGATACCGCCGCCTGGAAAGAACGCGCCGATCACCAGGGCGGCCTCGATGGCATCCTGGCCAAAGCCATTACCGGTATCAACGCAATGCCGCCAAAGGGCACCTGTGCGGATTGCTCGGATGATGAGCTTAAAGGCGCTATCAAGAAGATGTCTGGCCTTTAA
- a CDS encoding FAD-binding oxidoreductase: MTASARHTTSYYAASSQPQPDHPALTGTVTADVCVIGGGFSGLNTALELAERGFNVVLLEARKIAWGASGRNGGQLIRGVGHGLDQFANVIGSDGVRQMKLMGLEAVEIVRERVGRFQIPCDLTWGYCDLANKPRDLQGLAEDAEELRSLGYRHEVRLLQADEMSSVIGSERYVGGMIDMGSGHLHPLNLALGEAAAAQQLGVQLFEQSEVTHIDYGPQVKVHTAQGQVHAKTLVLACNAYLNGLNPHLSGKVLPAGSYIIATEPLSEAQAVSLLPQNMAVCDQRVTVDYFRLSADRRLLFGGACHYSGRDPQDIGAYMRPKMLHVFAQLANVKIDYQWGGMIGIGANRLPQIGRLADHPNVYYAQAYAGHGLNATHLAGKLLAEAISGQQQGRFDLFAQVPHITFPGGKHLRSPLLALGMLWHRLKELV, translated from the coding sequence ATGACCGCCAGCGCCCGGCACACCACTTCCTACTACGCCGCCAGCAGCCAGCCGCAGCCAGATCACCCGGCTTTGACCGGCACCGTGACTGCCGACGTGTGCGTGATCGGCGGGGGCTTCTCCGGGCTCAACACCGCCCTGGAGCTGGCCGAGCGCGGTTTCAACGTGGTGTTGCTGGAAGCCCGCAAAATTGCCTGGGGCGCCAGCGGTCGAAATGGCGGGCAATTGATTCGCGGCGTCGGCCACGGCCTGGACCAATTCGCCAACGTGATCGGCAGCGACGGCGTGCGTCAGATGAAGCTGATGGGCCTGGAAGCAGTGGAAATCGTGCGTGAGCGTGTCGGACGCTTCCAGATCCCTTGCGACCTCACCTGGGGCTACTGCGACCTCGCCAACAAGCCCCGCGACCTGCAAGGCCTGGCCGAAGACGCCGAAGAATTGCGCAGCCTTGGATATCGCCACGAAGTGCGCCTGCTGCAAGCGGACGAGATGAGCAGCGTGATCGGCTCCGAACGCTACGTAGGCGGCATGATCGACATGGGCTCCGGCCACCTGCACCCGCTGAACCTGGCCCTCGGCGAAGCGGCTGCCGCGCAGCAGTTGGGCGTGCAGTTGTTTGAGCAATCCGAGGTCACGCATATCGACTACGGCCCACAGGTCAAGGTGCATACCGCCCAGGGCCAGGTGCACGCCAAGACCCTGGTGCTGGCCTGTAACGCCTACCTCAACGGCCTCAACCCGCACCTGAGCGGCAAAGTACTGCCGGCCGGCAGTTACATCATCGCCACCGAGCCGTTGAGTGAAGCGCAAGCAGTCAGCCTGCTGCCGCAGAACATGGCCGTGTGTGATCAGCGAGTGACCGTGGACTACTTCCGCCTGTCCGCCGACCGCCGTCTGTTGTTTGGCGGTGCCTGCCACTATTCCGGCCGCGACCCTCAGGACATCGGCGCCTATATGCGACCGAAAATGCTCCACGTCTTTGCGCAATTGGCCAACGTGAAAATCGATTATCAGTGGGGCGGCATGATCGGTATCGGCGCCAACCGCCTGCCTCAGATCGGGCGGCTGGCAGATCACCCCAACGTGTACTACGCCCAGGCCTACGCGGGTCATGGCCTCAATGCCACGCACCTGGCAGGCAAGCTGCTGGCCGAAGCCATCAGCGGCCAGCAACAGGGACGTTTCGATCTGTTCGCTCAGGTGCCGCACATCACCTTCCCCGGCGGCAAGCACCTGCGCTCGCCGCTCCTGGCGCTGGGGATGCTCTGGCACCGTCTCAAAGAGCTGGTGTGA
- a CDS encoding acetyl-CoA hydrolase/transferase C-terminal domain-containing protein, producing MVQLCSIEQAVDDVLARLPAHIHMGMPLGLGKPNLFVNALYRRIAQLPERALTIYTALSLGRPTLGDGLQKRFLEPFIERVFGDYPELDFLADLHKDSLPKNIHVQQFFMQPGSLLHSESAQQDYVSSNYSHAARDINGAGLNLVAQLVASSAEHPDRLSLSCNPDITLDLLPMIAKRRDAGETILIVGQVHTDLPYMPGDSELGMDAFDYLIDAKDSTTLFSTPNMPVGFQDHFIGLHASTLVRDGGTLQIGIGSMGDALTAALLARQADNEAYRLLLTDLDVYQWAPLISREGGVDPFARGLYGCSEMFVNGLLVLADAGIIRRKVYPDVATQEQANAGLLDDAAQPDGVSIHGGFFLGPRSFYQRLQEISHAKRLQFNMTRISYINELYGQEELKRLQRQDARFINSAIMVTLLGAGVADQLEDGRVLSGVGGQYNFVAQGHALQGARSILILRSWRESAGEVSSNIVWDYGHCTIPRHLRDIVITEYGIADLRGQTDAKVIEALLNITDSRFQADLIEQAQKAGKLPKNFQLDPRFADNTPERLQGIQARHKRLFPEYPLGSDFTDEERDLLRALNWLKSKFKLTEVLELGKAALDAPEPEAFATHLERMRLDKPQGLKEDLYQRLLLAGLQATAH from the coding sequence ATGGTGCAGTTGTGTTCAATCGAGCAAGCAGTTGACGACGTACTGGCGCGCTTGCCGGCGCATATCCACATGGGCATGCCGCTGGGGCTGGGTAAGCCCAACCTGTTCGTCAACGCGCTGTACCGGCGAATCGCCCAACTGCCGGAGCGCGCGCTTACGATTTACACCGCCCTGAGCCTTGGCCGGCCGACCTTGGGTGACGGGTTGCAGAAGCGCTTTCTCGAACCCTTCATCGAGCGGGTATTCGGTGACTATCCCGAGTTGGATTTCCTTGCCGACCTGCATAAAGACAGTCTTCCGAAAAACATCCATGTGCAGCAGTTTTTCATGCAGCCCGGCAGCCTGTTGCACAGCGAATCGGCCCAGCAGGACTACGTGAGCAGCAACTATAGCCACGCCGCCCGTGATATCAACGGCGCCGGCCTGAACCTGGTGGCGCAACTGGTCGCGAGCAGCGCGGAACACCCGGACCGCCTGAGCCTGAGCTGCAACCCCGATATCACCCTCGACCTATTGCCAATGATCGCCAAGCGCCGTGACGCCGGTGAAACCATCTTGATCGTGGGTCAGGTTCATACCGATTTACCCTACATGCCGGGAGATTCCGAGCTGGGCATGGACGCGTTCGACTACCTGATCGACGCAAAGGACAGCACCACGCTGTTCTCCACGCCGAATATGCCGGTAGGGTTCCAGGATCATTTTATTGGCCTGCATGCCAGCACCCTGGTGCGTGACGGTGGCACCCTGCAGATCGGCATTGGCTCGATGGGCGATGCGCTGACTGCCGCCTTGCTGGCGCGCCAGGCCGATAACGAAGCCTATCGACTGTTGCTCACGGACCTGGACGTCTATCAATGGGCGCCCCTGATCAGCCGTGAAGGCGGCGTTGACCCTTTTGCTCGTGGCTTGTACGGCTGCAGCGAAATGTTCGTCAACGGCCTGCTGGTACTGGCGGATGCCGGGATTATACGGCGCAAGGTGTACCCCGATGTGGCGACGCAGGAACAGGCCAACGCCGGTTTGCTGGACGATGCGGCCCAGCCCGATGGCGTATCGATCCATGGTGGCTTCTTTCTGGGGCCACGTAGTTTTTACCAGCGCTTGCAGGAAATTAGCCATGCCAAACGCCTGCAATTCAACATGACCCGCATCAGCTACATCAACGAACTGTACGGGCAGGAAGAACTCAAGCGTTTGCAGCGCCAGGATGCGCGGTTTATCAACAGCGCGATCATGGTGACGTTGCTCGGCGCGGGCGTGGCGGATCAATTGGAAGACGGCCGTGTACTCAGTGGCGTGGGCGGTCAATACAACTTCGTTGCCCAAGGCCATGCGCTGCAAGGCGCGCGTTCCATCCTGATTTTGCGCAGTTGGCGCGAGTCGGCTGGGGAGGTCAGTTCCAATATTGTCTGGGACTACGGCCACTGCACCATTCCCCGACACTTGCGCGATATCGTCATCACCGAGTATGGAATCGCCGACTTGCGCGGGCAGACGGATGCGAAGGTGATTGAGGCGCTGCTCAATATCACCGACTCGCGCTTCCAGGCCGATTTGATCGAACAGGCGCAAAAGGCCGGCAAGTTACCCAAAAACTTCCAGCTGGATCCGCGATTCGCCGACAACACGCCGGAGCGGCTCCAGGGCATTCAGGCGCGGCATAAACGGCTGTTTCCGGAATATCCTCTGGGCAGCGACTTCACCGATGAAGAGCGTGACTTGTTACGCGCGTTGAACTGGCTCAAGAGCAAATTCAAGCTGACGGAGGTTCTGGAGTTGGGCAAGGCGGCGCTGGATGCACCGGAGCCGGAGGCATTTGCGACGCATTTGGAGCGGATGCGCTTGGATAAGCCGCAGGGACTTAAGGAAGACCTGTATCAACGTCTGCTGCTCGCTGGTTTGCAGGCGACTGCCCACTGA
- the alr gene encoding alanine racemase, which produces MRPARALIDLQALRHNYQLAREVTGAKALAVIKADAYGHGAVRVAQALEAEADGFAVACIEEALELRAAGIRAPVLLLEGFFEADELALIIEHDFWCVVHSLWQLEAIEQAALSKPLTVWLKLDSGMHRVGLHPKDYHEAYQRLLACGKVAKIVLMSHFARADELDCPSSDQQVAVFDAARQGLVAEVSLRNSPSVLGWPNVSSDWVRPGIMLYGATPFGEDQAIAARLQPVMTLESKVICVRELPAGEPVGYGAKFVTPKPMRIGVVAMGYADGYPRHAPTGTPVLVAGQRSQLLGRVSMDMLCVDLTDVPQAGLGSTVELWGKHILASEVAAAAETIPYQIFCNLRRVPRLYCGA; this is translated from the coding sequence ATGCGCCCAGCCCGTGCCCTGATCGACCTTCAAGCCCTGCGCCACAACTACCAATTGGCCCGTGAAGTCACCGGGGCCAAGGCCCTTGCCGTGATCAAGGCCGATGCCTACGGCCATGGCGCCGTGCGCGTGGCCCAGGCCCTGGAAGCCGAGGCCGACGGGTTCGCAGTGGCGTGCATCGAGGAAGCATTGGAGTTGCGTGCCGCCGGCATTCGCGCACCGGTGCTGCTGCTGGAAGGCTTTTTCGAAGCGGATGAGTTGGCGCTGATCATCGAGCATGACTTCTGGTGCGTGGTGCATTCGCTGTGGCAACTGGAGGCGATCGAGCAGGCCGCGCTTAGCAAGCCGCTGACCGTCTGGCTCAAGCTGGACTCGGGCATGCACCGTGTCGGCCTGCACCCCAAGGATTATCACGAGGCGTATCAGCGCCTGCTGGCCTGCGGCAAAGTGGCAAAGATCGTACTGATGAGCCATTTTGCCCGCGCTGACGAACTCGATTGCCCCAGTAGCGATCAACAAGTGGCGGTATTTGATGCGGCGCGCCAAGGCCTGGTGGCCGAGGTCAGCTTGCGTAATTCGCCATCGGTGCTGGGTTGGCCAAACGTTTCCAGCGACTGGGTGCGCCCGGGGATCATGCTCTACGGCGCCACGCCGTTCGGCGAAGACCAGGCCATCGCCGCGCGGTTGCAGCCGGTGATGACACTGGAGTCGAAAGTAATTTGCGTGCGCGAACTGCCCGCCGGCGAGCCGGTGGGCTACGGCGCCAAGTTCGTGACACCCAAACCGATGCGCATCGGCGTGGTAGCCATGGGCTATGCCGATGGCTACCCCCGTCATGCGCCGACCGGGACTCCGGTGCTGGTTGCCGGCCAGCGCAGCCAATTGCTGGGGCGTGTCTCCATGGACATGCTGTGTGTCGACCTCACAGACGTGCCTCAGGCTGGCCTTGGTTCTACGGTGGAGTTGTGGGGCAAACATATCCTTGCCAGTGAAGTCGCCGCCGCCGCAGAGACCATCCCCTACCAGATCTTCTGCAATCTGCGTCGCGTGCCAAGGCTCTATTGCGGGGCTTGA
- a CDS encoding YkgJ family cysteine cluster protein, whose amino-acid sequence MSCNSQKVSALRRQIPSFECVPGCHDCCGPVTTSPEEMSRLPRKTAAEQDAAMDELNCVHLGPKGCTVYDERPLICRLFGTTKTLPCPNGRRPVELIHPRVEKQIHDYMASTRQVLV is encoded by the coding sequence ATGAGTTGCAACAGTCAGAAAGTCAGCGCATTGCGCCGCCAGATTCCTTCCTTCGAGTGTGTGCCCGGTTGCCACGATTGCTGTGGGCCAGTGACGACGTCGCCCGAAGAAATGTCGCGTCTGCCACGTAAGACCGCTGCCGAGCAGGACGCGGCCATGGACGAGCTTAATTGTGTCCACCTGGGGCCCAAAGGCTGCACGGTGTATGACGAGCGCCCGCTGATCTGCCGGCTGTTTGGCACCACCAAGACCTTGCCGTGCCCCAATGGGCGTCGGCCGGTGGAGCTGATTCACCCTCGGGTGGAAAAGCAGATCCACGACTATATGGCCAGCACCCGGCAGGTATTGGTTTAG
- a CDS encoding PLP-dependent aminotransferase family protein — translation MTLYVNLAELLGTRIEQGFYRPGDRLPSVRALSVEHGVSLSTVQQAYRLLEDNGLAMPKPKSGYFVPVGRELPALPEVGRPAQRPVEISQWDQVLELIRAVPRKDVIQMGRGMPDVLSPTLKPLLRSLARVSRRQDLPGLYYDNILGCMELREQIARLSLDSGCQLTAEDIVITTGCHEALSASIRAICEPGDIVAVDSPSFHGAMQTLKGLGMKALEIPTDPITGISLEALELALEQWPIKVIQLTPNCNNPLGYIMPEARKRALLNLAQRFDVAIIEDDVYGELAYSYPRPRTIKSFDEDGRVLLCSSFSKTLAPGLRIGWVAPGRYLERVLHMKYISTGSTATQPQIAIAEFLKGGHFEPHLRRMRSQYQRNRDLMLDWVSRYFPAGTRASRPQGSFMLWIELPDGFDTLKLNRTLIEQGVQVAVGSIFSASGKYRNCLRMNYSAKPTPQIEEAVRKVGAAAIKMLAETTD, via the coding sequence ATGACCCTCTACGTCAACCTCGCCGAATTATTGGGCACGCGCATCGAACAGGGCTTCTATCGTCCAGGGGATCGACTGCCGTCGGTGCGCGCCTTGAGCGTGGAGCACGGGGTCAGCCTGAGCACCGTGCAGCAGGCCTATCGCTTGCTGGAAGACAATGGCCTGGCAATGCCCAAGCCAAAATCCGGTTATTTCGTGCCGGTTGGCCGCGAACTGCCGGCGCTTCCGGAAGTCGGTCGGCCGGCACAACGTCCGGTCGAAATTTCCCAGTGGGACCAGGTGCTGGAACTGATTCGCGCGGTACCGCGCAAAGACGTCATACAGATGGGTCGTGGCATGCCGGATGTATTGTCGCCCACCCTCAAGCCCCTGCTGCGCAGCCTGGCCCGTGTGAGTCGGCGCCAGGACCTGCCGGGGCTGTATTACGACAACATCCTTGGCTGTATGGAATTGCGCGAGCAGATCGCACGACTGTCACTCGATTCAGGCTGCCAATTGACCGCCGAAGACATCGTGATCACCACGGGTTGCCATGAGGCGCTGTCCGCCAGCATCCGCGCTATCTGCGAGCCTGGCGACATCGTCGCGGTGGACTCGCCCAGCTTCCACGGCGCCATGCAGACCCTCAAGGGCCTGGGCATGAAAGCCCTGGAAATCCCCACCGACCCCATCACCGGCATCAGCCTCGAAGCCCTGGAACTGGCCCTGGAACAGTGGCCGATCAAGGTCATCCAACTGACCCCCAACTGCAACAACCCCCTGGGCTACATCATGCCCGAGGCGCGCAAACGTGCGCTGTTGAACCTGGCCCAGCGCTTTGACGTGGCGATCATCGAAGACGATGTGTATGGCGAATTGGCCTACAGCTACCCGCGCCCCCGCACCATCAAATCCTTCGACGAAGACGGCCGTGTGCTGTTGTGCAGTTCATTCTCCAAGACACTGGCGCCCGGCCTGCGCATTGGTTGGGTTGCACCTGGGCGCTATTTGGAAAGGGTGCTGCACATGAAATACATCAGCACTGGCTCCACCGCCACGCAGCCGCAGATCGCGATTGCCGAATTCCTCAAGGGCGGCCATTTCGAGCCGCATTTGCGACGGATGCGCAGCCAATACCAGCGTAATCGCGACTTGATGCTTGATTGGGTCAGCCGCTACTTCCCGGCCGGCACCCGCGCCAGCCGTCCTCAGGGCAGCTTTATGCTGTGGATCGAACTGCCAGACGGCTTCGACACCCTCAAGCTCAACCGGACATTGATTGAACAGGGCGTACAGGTGGCGGTGGGCAGTATTTTTTCTGCGTCGGGCAAGTACCGCAATTGCCTGCGCATGAACTACAGCGCCAAGCCGACCCCGCAGATTGAAGAGGCTGTGCGCAAGGTCGGGGCGGCCGCGATCAAGATGCTGGCTGAGACGACGGACTGA
- a CDS encoding RidA family protein, with protein MSIQRQLTNERMSQIVVHSGTVYLAGQVGDDMSAGIEQQTRETLANIERLLDLAGTDKTKLLSVTIYLKDIDADFAGMNAVWDTWLPKGVAPARATVEAKLCEPDILVELSVVAALP; from the coding sequence ATGTCAATCCAGCGCCAGCTCACCAATGAGCGCATGAGCCAGATCGTTGTCCACAGCGGTACCGTGTATCTGGCAGGGCAGGTCGGCGACGACATGAGCGCCGGGATTGAACAGCAAACCCGTGAGACCCTGGCCAACATCGAGCGTTTGCTGGATTTGGCCGGTACGGACAAGACCAAGTTGCTGTCGGTAACGATCTACCTGAAAGACATCGACGCCGATTTCGCCGGCATGAATGCGGTGTGGGACACATGGCTGCCGAAAGGCGTCGCCCCGGCACGTGCCACGGTTGAAGCCAAATTGTGCGAACCGGACATCCTGGTAGAGCTGTCCGTCGTGGCGGCGCTGCCTTAA
- a CDS encoding cupin domain-containing protein gives MDVGERLQSIRKLKGLSQRELAKRAGVTNSTISMIEKNSVSPSISSLRKVLGGIPMSMVEFFSEEILQEIPTQIVYKANELIDISDGAVTMKLVGRAHPSRAIAFLNEIYPPGADTGEEMLTHEGEETGILVEGRLELVVGLETFVLEAGDSYYFESTKPHRFRNPFDVPARLISAATPANF, from the coding sequence TTGGACGTCGGCGAACGACTGCAATCCATCCGTAAGCTGAAGGGTCTTTCCCAGCGTGAGCTCGCCAAGCGCGCTGGTGTCACCAACAGCACCATTTCAATGATCGAAAAAAACAGTGTCAGCCCCTCGATCAGCTCCTTGCGCAAGGTGCTGGGCGGCATCCCCATGTCCATGGTCGAGTTCTTTTCCGAGGAGATCCTCCAGGAAATACCGACGCAGATCGTCTATAAAGCCAATGAGCTGATCGACATCTCCGACGGCGCCGTGACCATGAAGCTGGTCGGCCGTGCGCACCCGAGTCGCGCCATCGCGTTTCTCAACGAAATCTACCCACCGGGCGCCGACACCGGCGAAGAAATGCTCACCCACGAAGGTGAAGAAACCGGGATTCTGGTGGAAGGTCGTCTGGAGTTGGTGGTCGGTCTTGAAACTTTTGTGCTCGAAGCCGGCGATAGCTACTACTTTGAAAGTACCAAGCCCCATCGTTTTCGCAATCCGTTCGATGTGCCTGCGCGACTAATCAGCGCAGCCACACCCGCGAACTTTTAA
- a CDS encoding DUF1127 domain-containing protein produces MNGMSDVRLALHSQELEAGQTQALFTSCGSRWSLYWHRRHTRRALLTLTSEQLRDVGLSAEQARQEGLKPFWRG; encoded by the coding sequence ATGAATGGCATGAGCGATGTGAGGCTGGCGTTACACAGTCAGGAACTGGAAGCAGGGCAGACGCAGGCACTGTTTACGTCTTGTGGCAGCCGCTGGAGTCTGTATTGGCACCGGCGTCACACGCGCAGGGCCTTGCTGACGTTGACCTCCGAGCAATTGCGCGATGTCGGGCTGAGCGCCGAACAGGCGCGCCAGGAAGGCTTGAAACCCTTCTGGCGCGGCTGA
- a CDS encoding Lrp/AsnC ligand binding domain-containing protein, with protein MRTNTQTKRELDKIDRNILRILQADGRISFTELGEKVGLSTTPCTERVRRLEREGIIMGYNARLNPQHLKGSLLVFVEISLDYKSGDTFEEFRRAVLKLPHVLECHLVSGDFDYLVKARISEMASYRKLLGDILLKLPHVRESKSYIVMEEVKESLNLPIPD; from the coding sequence ATGCGTACCAACACCCAGACCAAGCGGGAGCTGGACAAGATCGACCGTAACATCCTGCGCATCCTGCAAGCCGACGGGCGCATCTCGTTCACGGAGCTGGGGGAAAAAGTCGGTTTGTCGACCACGCCATGCACAGAACGGGTCCGTAGGCTGGAGCGCGAAGGGATCATCATGGGCTACAACGCGCGGCTAAACCCTCAGCATTTGAAAGGCAGTTTGCTGGTATTTGTCGAGATCAGCCTCGATTACAAGTCCGGCGACACCTTTGAGGAGTTTCGCCGCGCCGTGCTCAAACTGCCCCATGTGCTGGAGTGCCACCTGGTGTCAGGGGACTTCGACTACCTGGTGAAGGCGCGGATTTCCGAGATGGCCTCGTACCGCAAACTGCTGGGCGATATCCTGCTCAAGCTGCCCCACGTGCGCGAATCCAAGAGCTATATCGTGATGGAAGAGGTGAAAGAGAGCCTGAACCTGCCGATTCCGGACTAA